The following proteins come from a genomic window of Canis aureus isolate CA01 chromosome 3, VMU_Caureus_v.1.0, whole genome shotgun sequence:
- the LOC144311168 gene encoding caspase-12 isoform X1 — translation MAGKRQSQDPVNAIKVVASTMLNSFLEDLKEKNVLNKQELQTMGQTVNVITKKTENLVGDLTEKTQVVGKIFKDHFLNSGSLLSLKSHAENEDECSESSSAGKRQSQDPVNAIKVVASTMLNSFLEDLKEKNVLNKQELQTMGQTVNVITKKTENLVGDLTEKTQVVGKIFKDHFFNSGSLLSLKSHAENEDECSESSSAVLQEIQASQVKVRKLCPCDHSHEPKITNVHEIYPVMEKEGRTRLALIICNSEFDYLSKRQGSEIDILGMQDLLENLGYSVVVKENLSALEMKTELKNFAARQEHKFSDSTFLVFMSHGTLDGICGTKHRNEEPDILHDDTIFQIFNNRNCRSLKDKPKVIIMQACRGRGDGAVWVTDVGEASAWTCDQPLQCYIFNDAIEKTHVEKDFIAFKSSTPHNVSWRLNTDGSLFISHLIHYFREFSCCHHLEEIFRKVQNSFETPNTTIQMPTIERVSMTRYFYLFPGN, via the exons ATGGCTG GCAAGAGACAATCACAAGATCCTGTCAACGCAATAAAGGTGGTTGCCAGCACCATGCTTAATAGCTTTTTGGAAGACTTGAAGGAAAAGAATGTGTTAAATAAGCAAGAGTTACAAACAATGGGGCAAACAGTGAATGTCATCACAAAGAAGACTGAAAACCTGGTTGGTGATCTCACTGAGAAAACTCAGGTAGTAGGCAAAATATTTAAGGACCATTTCCTCAATTCCGGGAGCCTGCTAAGTTTAA AATCCCATGCTGAAAATGAGGATGAGTGTAGTGAGTCATCTTCTGCAG GCAAGAGACAATCACAAGATCCTGTCAACGCAATAAAGGTGGTTGCCAGCACCATGCTTAATAGCTTTTTGGAAGACTTGAAGGAAAAGAATGTGTTAAATAAGCAAGAGTTACAAACAATGGGGCAAACAGTGAATGTCATCACAAAGAAGACTGAAAACCTGGTTGGTGATCTCACTGAGAAAACTCAGGTAGTAGGCAAAATATTTAAGGACCATTTCTTCAATTCCGGGAGCCTGCTGAGTTTAA AATCCCATGCTGAAAATGAGGATGAGTGTAGTGAGTCATCTTCTGCAG TTCTTCAGGAAATCCAGGCCTCCCAAGTCAAAGTGCGGAAGCTTTGTCCCTGTGACCATTCTCATGAACCAAAGATAACAAACGTGCACGAG ATATATCCGGTGATGGAGAAGGAGGGCCGAACACGCCTGGCCCTCATCATTTGCAACAGTGAATTTGATTATCTTTCTAAGCGACAAGGCTCTGAAATTGACATTTTGGGGATGCAAGACCTGCTGGAAAACCTGGGATATTCAGTGGTTGTAAAGGAAAATCTCTCAGCTCTG gaaatgaaaacagagttgAAGAACTTTGCAGCCCGCCAAGAGCATAAATTCTCAGACAGCACGTTTCTGGTGTTCATGTCACATGGCACCCTGGATGGAATCTGTGGCACAAAGCACAGAAATGAAGAGCCAGATATTCTTCATGATGACACCATCTTCCAGATTTTCAACAACCGTAACTGCCGGAGTCTTAAAGACAAACCCAAGGTCATCATCATGCAGGCCTGCAGAGGCA GAGGTGACGGGGCCGTCTGGGTGACTGATGTGGGAGAAGCGTCTGCATGGACATGTGACCAGCCCTTGCAGTGCTACATCTTCAACGATGCTATAGAAAAGACCCATGTGGAGAAAGATTTCATTGCTTTCAAATCTTCGACTCCAC ATAATGTTTCTTGGAGGTTGAACACAGATGGCTCTCTCTTCATTTCCCACCTTATCCACTATTTCAGAGAGTTTTCTTGTTGTCATCATTTGGAGGAGATTTTCCGAAAG GTTCAAAATTCATTTGAGACGCCGAATACAACGATCCAGATGCCCACGATTGAAAGAGTATCCATGACACGCTATTTCTACCTCTTCCCTGGGAATTAA
- the LOC144311168 gene encoding caspase-12 isoform X3 gives MAGKRQSQDPVNAIKVVASTMLNSFLEDLKEKNVLNKQELQTMGQTVNVITKKTENLVGDLTEKTQVVGKIFKDHFLNSGSLLSLKSHAENEDECSESSSAVLQEIQASQVKVRKLCPCDHSHEPKITNVHEIYPVMEKEGRTRLALIICNSEFDYLSKRQGSEIDILGMQDLLENLGYSVVVKENLSALEMKTELKNFAARQEHKFSDSTFLVFMSHGTLDGICGTKHRNEEPDILHDDTIFQIFNNRNCRSLKDKPKVIIMQACRGRGDGAVWVTDVGEASAWTCDQPLQCYIFNDAIEKTHVEKDFIAFKSSTPHNVSWRLNTDGSLFISHLIHYFREFSCCHHLEEIFRKVQNSFETPNTTIQMPTIERVSMTRYFYLFPGN, from the exons ATGGCTG GCAAGAGACAATCACAAGATCCTGTCAACGCAATAAAGGTGGTTGCCAGCACCATGCTTAATAGCTTTTTGGAAGACTTGAAGGAAAAGAATGTGTTAAATAAGCAAGAGTTACAAACAATGGGGCAAACAGTGAATGTCATCACAAAGAAGACTGAAAACCTGGTTGGTGATCTCACTGAGAAAACTCAGGTAGTAGGCAAAATATTTAAGGACCATTTCCTCAATTCCGGGAGCCTGCTAAGTTTAA AATCCCATGCTGAAAATGAGGATGAGTGTAGTGAGTCATCTTCTGCAG TTCTTCAGGAAATCCAGGCCTCCCAAGTCAAAGTGCGGAAGCTTTGTCCCTGTGACCATTCTCATGAACCAAAGATAACAAACGTGCACGAG ATATATCCGGTGATGGAGAAGGAGGGCCGAACACGCCTGGCCCTCATCATTTGCAACAGTGAATTTGATTATCTTTCTAAGCGACAAGGCTCTGAAATTGACATTTTGGGGATGCAAGACCTGCTGGAAAACCTGGGATATTCAGTGGTTGTAAAGGAAAATCTCTCAGCTCTG gaaatgaaaacagagttgAAGAACTTTGCAGCCCGCCAAGAGCATAAATTCTCAGACAGCACGTTTCTGGTGTTCATGTCACATGGCACCCTGGATGGAATCTGTGGCACAAAGCACAGAAATGAAGAGCCAGATATTCTTCATGATGACACCATCTTCCAGATTTTCAACAACCGTAACTGCCGGAGTCTTAAAGACAAACCCAAGGTCATCATCATGCAGGCCTGCAGAGGCA GAGGTGACGGGGCCGTCTGGGTGACTGATGTGGGAGAAGCGTCTGCATGGACATGTGACCAGCCCTTGCAGTGCTACATCTTCAACGATGCTATAGAAAAGACCCATGTGGAGAAAGATTTCATTGCTTTCAAATCTTCGACTCCAC ATAATGTTTCTTGGAGGTTGAACACAGATGGCTCTCTCTTCATTTCCCACCTTATCCACTATTTCAGAGAGTTTTCTTGTTGTCATCATTTGGAGGAGATTTTCCGAAAG GTTCAAAATTCATTTGAGACGCCGAATACAACGATCCAGATGCCCACGATTGAAAGAGTATCCATGACACGCTATTTCTACCTCTTCCCTGGGAATTAA
- the LOC144311168 gene encoding caspase-12 isoform X2 — translation MLNSFLEDLKEKNVLNKQELQTMGQTVNVITKKTENLVGDLTEKTQVVGKIFKDHFLNSGSLLSLKSHAENEDECSESSSAGKRQSQDPVNAIKVVASTMLNSFLEDLKEKNVLNKQELQTMGQTVNVITKKTENLVGDLTEKTQVVGKIFKDHFFNSGSLLSLKSHAENEDECSESSSAVLQEIQASQVKVRKLCPCDHSHEPKITNVHEIYPVMEKEGRTRLALIICNSEFDYLSKRQGSEIDILGMQDLLENLGYSVVVKENLSALEMKTELKNFAARQEHKFSDSTFLVFMSHGTLDGICGTKHRNEEPDILHDDTIFQIFNNRNCRSLKDKPKVIIMQACRGRGDGAVWVTDVGEASAWTCDQPLQCYIFNDAIEKTHVEKDFIAFKSSTPHNVSWRLNTDGSLFISHLIHYFREFSCCHHLEEIFRKVQNSFETPNTTIQMPTIERVSMTRYFYLFPGN, via the exons ATGCTTAATAGCTTTTTGGAAGACTTGAAGGAAAAGAATGTGTTAAATAAGCAAGAGTTACAAACAATGGGGCAAACAGTGAATGTCATCACAAAGAAGACTGAAAACCTGGTTGGTGATCTCACTGAGAAAACTCAGGTAGTAGGCAAAATATTTAAGGACCATTTCCTCAATTCCGGGAGCCTGCTAAGTTTAA AATCCCATGCTGAAAATGAGGATGAGTGTAGTGAGTCATCTTCTGCAG GCAAGAGACAATCACAAGATCCTGTCAACGCAATAAAGGTGGTTGCCAGCACCATGCTTAATAGCTTTTTGGAAGACTTGAAGGAAAAGAATGTGTTAAATAAGCAAGAGTTACAAACAATGGGGCAAACAGTGAATGTCATCACAAAGAAGACTGAAAACCTGGTTGGTGATCTCACTGAGAAAACTCAGGTAGTAGGCAAAATATTTAAGGACCATTTCTTCAATTCCGGGAGCCTGCTGAGTTTAA AATCCCATGCTGAAAATGAGGATGAGTGTAGTGAGTCATCTTCTGCAG TTCTTCAGGAAATCCAGGCCTCCCAAGTCAAAGTGCGGAAGCTTTGTCCCTGTGACCATTCTCATGAACCAAAGATAACAAACGTGCACGAG ATATATCCGGTGATGGAGAAGGAGGGCCGAACACGCCTGGCCCTCATCATTTGCAACAGTGAATTTGATTATCTTTCTAAGCGACAAGGCTCTGAAATTGACATTTTGGGGATGCAAGACCTGCTGGAAAACCTGGGATATTCAGTGGTTGTAAAGGAAAATCTCTCAGCTCTG gaaatgaaaacagagttgAAGAACTTTGCAGCCCGCCAAGAGCATAAATTCTCAGACAGCACGTTTCTGGTGTTCATGTCACATGGCACCCTGGATGGAATCTGTGGCACAAAGCACAGAAATGAAGAGCCAGATATTCTTCATGATGACACCATCTTCCAGATTTTCAACAACCGTAACTGCCGGAGTCTTAAAGACAAACCCAAGGTCATCATCATGCAGGCCTGCAGAGGCA GAGGTGACGGGGCCGTCTGGGTGACTGATGTGGGAGAAGCGTCTGCATGGACATGTGACCAGCCCTTGCAGTGCTACATCTTCAACGATGCTATAGAAAAGACCCATGTGGAGAAAGATTTCATTGCTTTCAAATCTTCGACTCCAC ATAATGTTTCTTGGAGGTTGAACACAGATGGCTCTCTCTTCATTTCCCACCTTATCCACTATTTCAGAGAGTTTTCTTGTTGTCATCATTTGGAGGAGATTTTCCGAAAG GTTCAAAATTCATTTGAGACGCCGAATACAACGATCCAGATGCCCACGATTGAAAGAGTATCCATGACACGCTATTTCTACCTCTTCCCTGGGAATTAA